The Sesamum indicum cultivar Zhongzhi No. 13 linkage group LG1, S_indicum_v1.0, whole genome shotgun sequence genome includes a window with the following:
- the LOC105160317 gene encoding basic leucine zipper 9-like, with the protein MDNKKNTVFKNSSIFGYSDMKRSPSELALEELFASTEDDRKIHHKADIFGPSADAFHALFSLDNATDDHMLSPFKNLEIRKGSSGPNSLADNPFWSRNIYPIQSNTSAPIDSQSSICVDSPISGNNSKVGDNQAVGASSGSSHEQTDEDDLEIEAGPCEQSTNPVDIKRIKRMVSNRESARRSRRRKQAHLADLEQQVEQLRGENASLFKQLAEATQQFKDSTTNNRVLRSDVEALRAKVKLAEDMVARGSLTSSLSHLLQNYLNTPHDYMNNNINRMDHNVSPIMAGRPDDNSSFTGLSASPVGLENA; encoded by the exons ATggataataagaaaaatacagtGTTCAAGAACAGTTCAATCTTTGGTTACAGTGATATGAAGAGAAGCCCGTCTGAATTGGCACTTGAGGAGCTCTTCGCTTCCACCGAAGATGACCGCAAAATTCATCACAAAGCTGACATCTTTGGACCCTCTGCTGATGCTTTTCATGCTCTCTTCTCCCTCGACAATGCTACTGATGATCACATGCTTTCACCTTTCAAGAATCTG GAAATTCGTAAAGGGTCGTCTGGTCCTAACTCGTTGGCAGATAATCCGTTCTGGTCCCGGAATATTTATCCTATCCAGTCAAATACTTCAGCACCGATTGATTCACAATCATCCATATGTG TTGATAGTCCAATATCGGGCAATAACTCAAAGGTTGGAGATAATCAAGCAGTTGGAGCTAGCAGCGGTTCGTCACATGAGCAAACCGATGAAGACGACCTGGAGATAGAAGCTGGTCCTTGTGAACAAAGCACGAATCCTGTTGACATCAAGCGCATCAAAAG GATGGTTTCTAACAGGGAGTCGGCTCGACGCTCTAGGAGAAGAAAGCAAGCCCATTTAGCAGATCTTGAACAACAG GTTGAGCAATTACGAGGAGAGAATGCATCCTTGTTCAAACAACTTGCAGAAGCTACTCAGCAATTCAAAGATTCCACGACGAATAATCGAGTGCTTAGATCAGACGTTGAAGCTCTAAGAGCTAAG GTGAAACTAGCCGAAGACATGGTCGCTCGCGGCTCATTGACATCCAGTTTGAGCCATCTACTTCAGAATTACCTCAACACGCCCCACGACTACATGAATAACAACATAAACCGCATGGACCACAACGTCTCCCCAATAATGGCCGGTCGTCCAGACGACAATTCTTCATTTACTGGGCTTTCAGCATCACCCGTTGGACTTGAGAATGCCTAG